The nucleotide sequence CGGTGCCATCGGCACGCCCGTCATCCTGCTCCGCTCCGGGATCGGTCCTGCCGACGAGTTGACGGCGCTGGGTATCCCGGTCGTGCACGACGCTCCCGGGGTCGGCAAGAACCTGCACGACCATCTCCTCTCGCCCGTGATCTTCGCGACCGAGAAGAAGCCGGTCGGTCCACCGCAGCCGGGTGTCTCCGTCACGCAGAGCCACCTGTTCTGGCGCAGCCGCGACGGGCTGGCGCAGCCGGACACGCAGCCGATCCACTTCTCGGTGCCGATGTGGGGTGAGCTGGAGCCCCGTGGCACCGACGGGTTCTCCCTCATGGCGGGTCTGGTCACGCCGTACAGCCGCGGCGAGCTGCGCCTCACCGGCCCCGGCCTCGACGACCTGCCGCACATCGACCTGGCGGCGCTGGAGGATCAGCGCGACGTCGACGCCCTCGCCGCCTCGGTGCGGCAGTGCCGCCGCATCGGGGCGCAGCCCGCGCTCGCGGAGGACTGGGGCGCGGTCGAGATCTATCCGGGTCCGGAGGTGGCGGATGACCACGTCGAGGACTGGGTGCGCCGCACCGCGATCACGTACCACCACCAGGTCGGCACCTGCCGCATGGGCACCGATCCGGAGTCCGTGGTCGATCCGCAGCTGCGCGTGCGCGGGATCGACGGCCTGCGCGTGATCGATGCGTCGGTCATGCCGACAGTCCCCACCGGCAACACCAACGCACCGGCGGCCATGATCGGAGAACGCGGCGCGGCCTTCCTCCTCGCGGGCTGACGAGAACGAGGCGACACGACCCGGGGCGACCGCGGCATCAGCCGTGGTCGCCCGGGTCTCGCCGCGGTCAGCGGGCCAGCGTGGCCACGACCACGAGTATCAGGGCGACGACGCCGAACCCGGTGGCGAACACCGTGAGCACCAGGGGGAGGCCTCCGCTCGGTAGCGGGCCGGTCGCGCGGGCGGTGAGCACCGCGGTCGTCCGGCGCTGTCGGCGGCGCGCGGCCCCCCACAGCAGGGCTGCCGTGCCCACCCCGAGCACGCCCGGCACGAGACCCCATCCTGCGGAACCGTCCGGCAGCACGAGGGGGAACACCCGCAGCGACAGCAGGGAGCCGATCGCGATCGCGAGTGCGGTGCGCCGCCAGGCGAGCTCCGTGCGCTCCGGCTGCAGCCCCGGATCGGCGAGGCGCGAGGGGGGCGTGGGCGAGGGCGAGGGGGTCATGGCCGCGCCGTCAGCGCCACAGCACGCCGGCGAGCACGAGCAGCCCGGTCGCCACGACCACGACGGCGAGCACCACCGCCGACAGCGCGCCCGGCAGGGGGTGCCCGAGCCGCAGCGCGCGCTCCGCCCGCATCCACTCGAACCAGGCCAGCGGCGCCACGGCCGTGCCGGCGATGATGAGCAGCAGCGAGGCCGCGAGGCGGAAACCCGGGTGCAGGTCGAGCCCGAGGACCTCGAGGGCGACGCCGCCCGCGATCAGCGCCAGACCGGTCCGGGTCCACGCCAGGAACGTGCGCTCGTTGGCGAGCGAGAACCGCGGGTCGGGCTCGTCCCCGACCCGGTAGACGGAGGCGGGGAATCGTCGCATGCGCCCATGGTACGGCGGGCGCCGCCCCGTGCCCTCGTGCGGCGCACCCCGGACGCCGGATTCCCGGGGGCCCGGCGTCCGGCGGCGAGAGGGGGCGGTCAGCGGGTGCTGAACCGCTCCAGATCGGTGGCGAGGCCGTCGTACACCGCGGGCTTGGCGCGGCGGAGGTACTCGGCGTAGACGATGCCGCCGATCAGGGCGAGCACGAGCAGCAGCGGCATCAGACGGATCGCGAGCTCCTCGGAGCCGGCGACGATGGTGAAGTTCACGATCGCCAGGACCGAGATGCCCGCGATGCCGAGGAAGCCGATGCCCGGGGCGATGAACGTGCTCCACCAGCGCGGGTCGTTCCGGCGCCGGAAGTACACGACGATCGACAGCGCCGCGAGGCCCTGCAGGATCAGCACGCTGAGGGTGCCGAAGCCGAGCATGGCGGGCACGAGCGTGACGATGGGGTCGGCGCCGGCGAGGGCGAAGAGGATCGCGACGATCGCCGCGAAGCCGGCCTGCACGGTCCCGGCGAGCTGCGGGGCGCCGTTCGGGCGGGTGCGGGCGAGGGCCTGCGGGAGGACCCTCGCGCGACCCAGCGAGTACAGGTAGCGGGTGGCCGAGTTGTGGAACGCGAGCATCGCTGCGAAGAGGCTCACCAGGAGCAGCACCATCATCACCGTCGTCAGCGGGCCGCCCAGGTATTGCTGCGAGAGCGAGAAGATGAGGTCACCCGTCGGCAGGTGCTCCTGCGCGATGGCCTGCGCCTGCGCGACACCGGTCGCGCTCACCACGGCCCAGGTCGTGACGCCGAGGATCACGCCGATCGCGATGATCGACGTGTAGGTGGCCCGCGGGATCGTGCGCAGCGGCTGCTTGGCCTCTTCGCTGAACAGCGCGGTGGCCTCGAATCCGAGGAAGCCGGTCGCCGCCAGCAGGAGACCGATCGGCAGCGAGCCGGAGAACACGGCCTCGGGGCTGAATGCCGCCACGTCGTAGCCGGTCTGCACGAGCACAGAGACGTCGAACACGACGAGCATGAGCACCTCGAGCACGAGGCACACCCCGAGGATCTTCGAGCTGAAGTCGACGCCGATCCGGGCGAGGA is from Microbacterium sp. BLY and encodes:
- a CDS encoding FAD-dependent oxidoreductase, which encodes MAAANNGAVRSAIVVGAGTSGAIVARRLTDAGVAVTLVEAGGYDTNPAIHDPSRAGELWHSAEDWDFFTVPQPHAGGRRLHLPRGKVTGGSHALNAMIWVRGAASDYDTWEAAGATGWAWAEVEPVFDAIENDLLPVTDADALSPIQASIIDAAVEEGLPRNPDYNGGTLDGVSQQQVTIRDGRRVNTWTAYAQPVADRMTILTGRAVHSVIVRDGRAVGIRLGEGDDSEDVFADEVILSAGAIGTPVILLRSGIGPADELTALGIPVVHDAPGVGKNLHDHLLSPVIFATEKKPVGPPQPGVSVTQSHLFWRSRDGLAQPDTQPIHFSVPMWGELEPRGTDGFSLMAGLVTPYSRGELRLTGPGLDDLPHIDLAALEDQRDVDALAASVRQCRRIGAQPALAEDWGAVEIYPGPEVADDHVEDWVRRTAITYHHQVGTCRMGTDPESVVDPQLRVRGIDGLRVIDASVMPTVPTGNTNAPAAMIGERGAAFLLAG
- a CDS encoding DUF202 domain-containing protein; this encodes MTPSPSPTPPSRLADPGLQPERTELAWRRTALAIAIGSLLSLRVFPLVLPDGSAGWGLVPGVLGVGTAALLWGAARRRQRRTTAVLTARATGPLPSGGLPLVLTVFATGFGVVALILVVVATLAR
- a CDS encoding YidH family protein; amino-acid sequence: MRRFPASVYRVGDEPDPRFSLANERTFLAWTRTGLALIAGGVALEVLGLDLHPGFRLAASLLLIIAGTAVAPLAWFEWMRAERALRLGHPLPGALSAVVLAVVVVATGLLVLAGVLWR
- a CDS encoding APC family permease, which produces MAEQTSAPTTPHHTSLRPGALGVAGIVFLVLAAVAPLTGIVVVASLAIALGNGGGTPMSFFLVAAILLLFAIGYAQMSKQLVNAGGFYAFVVKGLGRTGGLVAGLIATIGYNFFVVGTIGTSGFFMQTIIRDLTGLDVPWLVWGLLSIAVCFILARIGVDFSSKILGVCLVLEVLMLVVFDVSVLVQTGYDVAAFSPEAVFSGSLPIGLLLAATGFLGFEATALFSEEAKQPLRTIPRATYTSIIAIGVILGVTTWAVVSATGVAQAQAIAQEHLPTGDLIFSLSQQYLGGPLTTVMMVLLLVSLFAAMLAFHNSATRYLYSLGRARVLPQALARTRPNGAPQLAGTVQAGFAAIVAILFALAGADPIVTLVPAMLGFGTLSVLILQGLAALSIVVYFRRRNDPRWWSTFIAPGIGFLGIAGISVLAIVNFTIVAGSEELAIRLMPLLLVLALIGGIVYAEYLRRAKPAVYDGLATDLERFSTR